A portion of the Anthonomus grandis grandis chromosome 19, icAntGran1.3, whole genome shotgun sequence genome contains these proteins:
- the LOC126747509 gene encoding uncharacterized protein LOC126747509 gives MSSKRKREEGDEVLGLLKKLGERMDKVEKNQRQQRKSKRSRRHFSPSSASSSSRSIDRSRSRSRRTHRRLSRRSQRRHRSPSSTDNNSDSDKNSVDLIDIASSDSDRGDSRERGVKNQKNRLQKQQPLPDGVRNNVLLEINQNVVQDQARGDQEDMPVLREEVRTILVKDGARKKEFSAPIHNDIASHWSNILTNGWDTSNKLDIMEKYLPPENCKDLEPPKINPEVKAAISEPVLKRDERLVQFQQQAGAALVLVGSVLSNMVKEEGGGAIKNTWQV, from the exons ATGTCGTCTAAAAGAAAACGAGAAGAAGGTGATGAGGTGTTAGGATTACTGAAAAAGCTGGGAGAAAGGATGGATAAAGTGGAAAAGAATCAACGCCAACAGCGTAAATCAAAACGCAGTCGCCGCCATTTTTCCCCGTCGTCCGCTTCATCATCCTCGAGATCGATCGATCGTTCTCGGTCACGCAGTCGTCGCACTCATCGCCGACTAAGTCGGAGAAGCCAGCGGCGGCACCGGTCGCCGTCCTCCACCGACAATAATTCGGATTCGGATAAAAATTCGGTCGACCTGATTGACATTGCCTCATCAGATTCAGATAGAGGCGATTCTAGAGAAAGGGGCGTCAAAAACCAGAAAAATCGACTGCAAAAGCAGCAACCTTTGCCTGATGGCGtaagaaataatgttttattggaaataaatcaaaacgTCGTCCAAG ATCAGGCAAGAGGAGATCAAGAGGATATGCCAGTGTTGAGGGAGGAGGTTAGAACGATACTGGTCAAAGATGGTGCAAGGAAAAAAGAGTTTTCTGCTCCAATTCATAATGACATAGCGAGTCATTGGTCTAATATTCTGACTAATGGATGGGACACAAGCAATAAACTGGATATAATGGAAAAATATCTGCCCCCCGAAAATTGTAAAGATTTGGAGCCACCTAAGATAAACCCAGAGGTGAAGGCCGCTATATCTGAGCCGGTCCTTAAGAGAGATGAAAGGCTTGTTCAGTTCCAACAGCAAGCTGGAGCTGCTTTGGTTTTGGTTGGTTCAGTATTATCCAACATGGTGAAAGAAGAGGGGGGGGGGGCAATAAAGAATACATGGCAAGTTTAA